The following are from one region of the Spodoptera frugiperda isolate SF20-4 chromosome 20, AGI-APGP_CSIRO_Sfru_2.0, whole genome shotgun sequence genome:
- the LOC118262073 gene encoding eukaryotic translation initiation factor 4E1-like isoform X2 codes for MSSSDSQSVISDQPERMKHPLRDEWSFWLLLGDKQNWEDNLVELSNFNTVEDYWCLYHHMKVPSELRLGQDYMIFKKGIQPMWEDPQNKKGGRWLIMLDRLTNAQMDAIWADTVLILIGATLMCTDDISGVVVNVRDKNKISVWMKTNDPESVLEVGRKLRKQFKIPYKFNYYKHNTGKAMYSM; via the exons ATGTCGTCATCGgacagtcagtcagtcatcAGCGATCAACCGGAGAGAATGAAGCACCCACTGCGAGACGAGTGGAGCTTCTGGTTGTTGCTGGGCGACAAGCAGAATTGGGAGGATAATCTGGTGGAACTGAGCAATTTTAACACCGTCGAAGATTATTGGTG CCTCTACCACCACATGAAGGTGCCTTCAGAGCTAAGGTTGGGCCAGGACTACATGATCTTCAAGAAGGGCATCCAGCCAATGTGGGAGGATCCTCAGAACAAGAAAGGGGGCCGTTGGTTGATTATGCTTGATCGACTGACGAATGCACAAATGGACGCCATCTGGGCAGACACG GTGTTAATCCTAATCGGAGCTACCTTGATGTGCACGGACGATATAAGTGGAGTGGTCGTCAATGTCAGAGATAAGAATAAAATCT CTGTCTGGATGAAGACTAACGATCCTGAGTCAGTTCTTGAGGTGGGTAGGAAACTGAGAAAGCAGTTTAAGATACCTTACAAGTTCAATTATTATAAGCACAATACTGGTAAGGCTATGTACTCTATGTAA
- the LOC118262073 gene encoding eukaryotic translation initiation factor 4E1-like isoform X1, which yields MVASLTSKLGRFEFDLHVMKYFSAKMSSSDSQSVISDQPERMKHPLRDEWSFWLLLGDKQNWEDNLVELSNFNTVEDYWCLYHHMKVPSELRLGQDYMIFKKGIQPMWEDPQNKKGGRWLIMLDRLTNAQMDAIWADTVLILIGATLMCTDDISGVVVNVRDKNKISVWMKTNDPESVLEVGRKLRKQFKIPYKFNYYKHNTGKAMYSM from the exons ATGGTTGCGAGTTTGACAAGCAAATTAGGAAGATTTGAGTTCGATCTCCATGTGATGAAAtact TTTCTGCAAAAATGTCGTCATCGgacagtcagtcagtcatcAGCGATCAACCGGAGAGAATGAAGCACCCACTGCGAGACGAGTGGAGCTTCTGGTTGTTGCTGGGCGACAAGCAGAATTGGGAGGATAATCTGGTGGAACTGAGCAATTTTAACACCGTCGAAGATTATTGGTG CCTCTACCACCACATGAAGGTGCCTTCAGAGCTAAGGTTGGGCCAGGACTACATGATCTTCAAGAAGGGCATCCAGCCAATGTGGGAGGATCCTCAGAACAAGAAAGGGGGCCGTTGGTTGATTATGCTTGATCGACTGACGAATGCACAAATGGACGCCATCTGGGCAGACACG GTGTTAATCCTAATCGGAGCTACCTTGATGTGCACGGACGATATAAGTGGAGTGGTCGTCAATGTCAGAGATAAGAATAAAATCT CTGTCTGGATGAAGACTAACGATCCTGAGTCAGTTCTTGAGGTGGGTAGGAAACTGAGAAAGCAGTTTAAGATACCTTACAAGTTCAATTATTATAAGCACAATACTGGTAAGGCTATGTACTCTATGTAA
- the LOC118281840 gene encoding eukaryotic translation initiation factor 4E has product MAGNNTEEVEGSATTETKGTTNAEVPPEFLIKHPLQNTWSLWFYDNDRNKTWEENLIELTTFDTVEDFWRLYHHIKLPSELRQGHDYAVFKQGIRPMWEDDANKMGGRWLISLEKKQRNSDLDRFWLDVVLLLIGENFDHSDEICGAVVNVRAKLDKIGVWTADTSKQHANIEIGRKIKEQLGIHGKIGFQVHRDTMVKHSSATKNLYTV; this is encoded by the exons ATGGCTGGTAATAATACTGAAGAAGTAGAG GGTTCTGCGACGACGGAAACTAAGGGTACGACTAACGCGGAGGTCCCGCCGGAGTTCTTGATAAAACATCCTCTGCAGAACACCTGGAGTCTTTGGTTCTACGACAATGATAGAAACAAAACATGGGAGGAGAACCTGATAGAGCTTACTACTTTCGATACAGTTGAAGATTTCTGGAG ACTGTACCACCACATTAAGCTACCTTCAGAGCTGCGTCAAGGACACGATTATGCGGTCTTCAAGCAAGGCATCCGTCCCATGTGGGAGGATGATGCCAACAAGATGGGCGGCAGATGGCTGATCAGTCTTGAGAAGAAACAGCGTAACTCTGATTTGGACCGCTTCTGGTTAGATGTG GTTCTTCTCCTGATTGGTGAAAATTTTGATCATTCGGACGAAATCTGTGGTGCCGTGGTTAACGTTAGGGCGAAACTCGATAAAATTG GAGTCTGGACAGCTGATACTTCTAAGCAGCATGCTAACATTGAAATTGGAAGAAAAATTAAAGAGCAGCTCGGCATTCATGGGAAAATCGGCTTCCAAGTCCACCGCGACACCATGGTCAAACATAGTTCGGCAACTAAGAATCTATACACTGTTTAG